Proteins found in one Pseudanabaena sp. FACHB-2040 genomic segment:
- a CDS encoding methylated-DNA--[protein]-cysteine S-methyltransferase has translation MQLYLGMNKMELLWDELKTEIGALLLVLVADQSALCALYYESERPQLMQRLTRRYGQFQMRRAKNPQGFTELLQAYFAGDYQALDRIPVSAEGTPFQQQVWSALRAIPSGETIAYGELAAKIGKPTAARAVGLANAVNPVAIVVPCHRVIGANAKLVGYGGGLERKQWLLNHEGVTLPVVG, from the coding sequence ATGCAGCTGTATTTAGGCATGAATAAGATGGAACTGTTATGGGATGAGTTAAAGACAGAAATTGGGGCACTCCTATTAGTGTTAGTGGCCGATCAATCAGCCCTCTGTGCCCTTTACTACGAGAGCGAGCGACCCCAGTTGATGCAACGGCTCACGCGACGCTATGGGCAATTTCAAATGCGTCGAGCCAAGAATCCACAGGGTTTCACGGAATTACTCCAAGCCTACTTTGCAGGGGACTATCAAGCGCTCGACCGCATTCCTGTCAGTGCAGAAGGAACGCCTTTTCAGCAACAGGTTTGGTCAGCGCTCCGAGCGATTCCGAGCGGAGAGACAATCGCCTATGGAGAACTGGCAGCAAAGATCGGAAAACCCACAGCTGCCCGCGCTGTGGGCTTGGCAAACGCAGTCAACCCAGTTGCGATCGTGGTTCCCTGCCATCGCGTCATTGGGGCAAATGCGAAATTAGTAGGATACGGAGGTGGACTTGAGCGTAAGCAATGGCTTCTCAACCACGAAGGCGTTACCTTGCCTGTAGTAGGCTGA